Proteins encoded by one window of Nomascus leucogenys isolate Asia chromosome 19, Asia_NLE_v1, whole genome shotgun sequence:
- the LOC100588337 gene encoding 40S ribosomal protein S16-like isoform X2, with the protein MTTAMTGRKHGSGLMELLEPVLLLGKERFAGMDIHVLVKGDGQVAQIHAICRSISKALVACYQKYVEVASKKIKDVLIQYGWTLLVADTRRCKSRKFGGPGARACY; encoded by the exons ATGACCACAGCCATGACGGGCCGCAAACATGGCAGTGGCCTCATGGAA CTGCTGGAACCAGTTCTGCTTCTGGGCAAGGAGCGATTTGCTGGCATGGACATCCATGTCCTAGTGAAGGGTGATGGTCAGGTGGCCCAGATACATGCTATCTGTCGGTCCATCTCCAAAGCCCTGGTGGCCTGTTACCAGAAATACGTGGAAGTGGCTTCTAAGAAGATCAAAGATGTCCTTATCCAATATGGCTGGACCCTGCTGGTGGCTGACACTCGTCGCTGCAAATCCAGAAAGTTTGGAGGCCCTGGTGCCCGTGCTTGTTACTAG
- the LOC100588337 gene encoding 40S ribosomal protein S16-like isoform X1, whose product MTTAMTGRKHGSGLMEVNRWPLEMMEPCTLHCKLLEPVLLLGKERFAGMDIHVLVKGDGQVAQIHAICRSISKALVACYQKYVEVASKKIKDVLIQYGWTLLVADTRRCKSRKFGGPGARACY is encoded by the coding sequence ATGACCACAGCCATGACGGGCCGCAAACATGGCAGTGGCCTCATGGAAGTGAACAGGTGGCCCCTGGAGATGATGGAGCCATGCACACTGCATTGCAAGCTGCTGGAACCAGTTCTGCTTCTGGGCAAGGAGCGATTTGCTGGCATGGACATCCATGTCCTAGTGAAGGGTGATGGTCAGGTGGCCCAGATACATGCTATCTGTCGGTCCATCTCCAAAGCCCTGGTGGCCTGTTACCAGAAATACGTGGAAGTGGCTTCTAAGAAGATCAAAGATGTCCTTATCCAATATGGCTGGACCCTGCTGGTGGCTGACACTCGTCGCTGCAAATCCAGAAAGTTTGGAGGCCCTGGTGCCCGTGCTTGTTACTAG